CAGGCCCTGCTGCGCAGGCGCGGCCTGCCCGCCGTCCCGGTGCCGCCCGAGACGGACTACACGATGCTGCTGGAACGGCGGGGGATCGGCCTCGCGCACGAGAAGCTGAACCGCGAGGAGCCGCTGACCGAGGAGGACGTCGTCGTCTACCTCGCACACAGCCGCGTCACCGAACAGCGCGCCGCCGACCAGATGGACATGCTGGTCAAGCACTTCGGGGACCACCCGGAGGTCGGCAGGGCCCTCCGCATGATCAGCAACGACGAGGACAACCACCTCGCCTACTGCCACGAGGAACTCCTGGCCCTGGTCCGCGCCGGCCACGGCCGGACCATCCAGCGGGTGCTGCGCGAGAGCGCCCTCGCCGAGATCGCCGTCTACCGGGACGTGAGCCTGGCCGTCATGGCGCACATGGGCAGGCTGCTGAGGTGGCCCGCACCCAAGGCGGCCGCCCTCGCCGCCGGGATCCGCGGGACGTACGCC
This Streptomyces sp. NBC_00539 DNA region includes the following protein-coding sequences:
- a CDS encoding ferritin-like domain-containing protein gives rise to the protein MLSARSLFQEIIENDDSFQLFCSIAASGESQGGWENGRICALVPDGLRHLAPKIARHGADEDKHGRIFQALLRRRGLPAVPVPPETDYTMLLERRGIGLAHEKLNREEPLTEEDVVVYLAHSRVTEQRAADQMDMLVKHFGDHPEVGRALRMISNDEDNHLAYCHEELLALVRAGHGRTIQRVLRESALAEIAVYRDVSLAVMAHMGRLLRWPAPKAAALAAGIRGTYAYERFSGWHRMVGLSMPQRRDALGGVPSGAPGYA